A part of Emcibacter nanhaiensis genomic DNA contains:
- a CDS encoding OsmC family protein codes for MKKEVAVTWAGKLTFIGEAASGNTVTMDAGAANGGTGLGHSPMDLLLMGAGGCASIDVVLILKKARQDITDCVCQVSGMRAEEPPKVYTDIHMHFVVTGNDVKEAQVQRAVELSMTKYCSASLTLGKAAKLTYDWEIKQA; via the coding sequence ATGAAGAAAGAAGTGGCGGTCACCTGGGCCGGTAAACTGACTTTTATCGGCGAGGCCGCCTCCGGCAATACGGTGACCATGGATGCAGGTGCCGCCAACGGTGGCACCGGTCTTGGCCACAGCCCCATGGACTTGCTGCTGATGGGAGCTGGCGGCTGCGCCAGCATCGATGTGGTGTTGATCCTCAAGAAAGCGCGGCAGGACATCACAGATTGCGTTTGTCAGGTGTCCGGCATGCGGGCCGAGGAGCCGCCCAAGGTCTATACTGACATCCATATGCATTTTGTGGTCACCGGCAATGACGTGAAGGAAGCCCAGGTGCAGCGGGCGGTGGAACTCAGCATGACCAAATATTGTTCCGCCTCACTGACACTGGGCAAAGCCGCCAAACTGACCTATGATTGGGAAATCAAGCAAGCCTGA
- a CDS encoding class I SAM-dependent methyltransferase, protein MTTGNKISGVLILSVMAMLLPAFLYAADLKCDVVSCAIENPQRSESDRARDVNRKPEQIISFFGIKPGMTVLDMFAGDGYYTEILSGVVGPEGKVIAHNNQGYIAYTKDALARKLAEPGRMSNVVALNAEVADLDLKEDSLDAIFLILSFHDFYYATEDWPAIDTGMLLGKFYKALKPGGVLAIIDHAAPAGTPSSSGETLHRIDPAIVMQEVTAAGFTFDGETDILRNPDDDGTKPMWEESIRGKTDRFVYRFVK, encoded by the coding sequence GTGACGACCGGCAACAAGATATCTGGAGTTCTAATCCTGTCGGTGATGGCTATGCTGTTGCCGGCATTTCTATATGCGGCGGACCTGAAATGTGATGTCGTCAGCTGCGCCATTGAAAATCCGCAACGCAGCGAGAGCGACCGGGCGCGCGATGTGAACCGCAAGCCTGAACAGATCATTTCCTTTTTCGGGATCAAGCCGGGCATGACCGTGCTCGATATGTTTGCCGGTGATGGCTATTACACGGAAATTCTGTCCGGTGTGGTCGGACCGGAAGGCAAGGTAATTGCCCACAATAACCAGGGTTATATCGCCTATACCAAGGATGCCCTGGCCAGGAAACTGGCCGAACCGGGACGGATGAGCAATGTGGTGGCGCTCAATGCAGAAGTGGCCGACCTGGACCTGAAGGAAGACAGTCTGGATGCCATTTTCCTGATCCTTAGTTTTCATGATTTCTACTATGCGACCGAAGACTGGCCGGCCATTGATACCGGCATGTTGCTTGGCAAATTTTACAAGGCGCTGAAGCCGGGCGGCGTACTGGCAATAATTGATCATGCAGCCCCGGCGGGCACTCCGTCCAGCAGCGGAGAAACCCTGCACCGGATTGACCCGGCGATCGTCATGCAGGAAGTTACCGCCGCGGGTTTTACATTTGACGGCGAAACTGATATCCTCAGGAACCCGGATGATGACGGCACCAAACCCATGTGGGAAGAAAGCATCCGCGGCAAAACAGACAGATTTGTGTACCGGTTTGTCAAATAA
- a CDS encoding 3-hydroxybutyrate dehydrogenase → MGRIMQPDVLKGKNAVITGSTSGIGLGMARALADSGANVMINGLGDAGEIEATRAAIENDFGITALYDGANMLDGEEITAMITRAESELGSVDILINNAGIQFVSAIDEFPADKWEAIISINLVSNFYAIKAALPGMKERNWGRIINLASAHGLVASPFKSAYVAAKHGVLGLTKSVALEIAESPITCNAICPGYVRTPLVDGQIKDQAKVHNMSEEQVIRDIILAAQPSKRFVEVEELGQLAVFLCTEAAQSFNGASLPMEGGWTAR, encoded by the coding sequence ATGGGCAGGATCATGCAACCTGATGTCCTGAAAGGAAAAAATGCCGTCATCACCGGGTCCACCAGCGGAATCGGCCTCGGCATGGCCCGCGCGCTGGCCGACTCAGGCGCCAATGTGATGATCAACGGCCTCGGCGATGCCGGTGAAATCGAGGCCACCCGGGCCGCCATCGAGAACGATTTCGGCATCACCGCCCTGTATGACGGCGCCAACATGCTGGACGGGGAAGAGATCACTGCCATGATCACGCGGGCGGAATCGGAACTGGGCAGTGTGGACATCCTGATCAACAATGCCGGTATCCAGTTTGTTTCCGCCATTGACGAATTTCCGGCCGACAAATGGGAAGCCATCATTTCCATTAACCTGGTGTCCAACTTTTATGCCATCAAGGCCGCCCTGCCCGGCATGAAAGAGCGCAACTGGGGCCGGATCATCAACCTGGCCAGCGCCCACGGCCTGGTCGCCTCCCCCTTCAAGAGCGCCTATGTGGCCGCCAAACACGGCGTTCTCGGCCTGACCAAATCAGTGGCGCTGGAGATTGCCGAAAGCCCGATCACCTGCAACGCCATCTGCCCGGGCTATGTGCGCACGCCGCTGGTGGACGGCCAGATCAAGGACCAGGCCAAAGTCCACAACATGAGCGAAGAGCAGGTCATTCGCGACATCATCCTTGCCGCCCAGCCCAGCAAACGCTTCGTCGAGGTGGAGGAACTGGGCCAGTTGGCGGTGTTCCTGTGCACCGAAGCGGCGCAAAGCTTTAACGGCGCCAGCCTGCCGATGGAAGGCGGCTGGACCGCCCGCTGA
- the meaB gene encoding methylmalonyl Co-A mutase-associated GTPase MeaB: MNISASFPQTITDLRAGGKAAMARALAAIEHSPEDSAVTHLLDEAWQHPHGHVLGLTGPPGVGKSTLINALIATWRKSGKTVGVIAVDPSSRRTGGALLGDRTRFATNPEDEGIFVRSMAARERLGGLAGLTVPAMILMRAVYDIVLVETVGVGQSETDVASVADTVIFCIQPGSGDSLQFMKAGIMEVPHIMVVTKADMGARADRARADVAGALGLSDAGQEGWQVPVLKLSASSGEGIKDLVAAVDGHADWLQQTGELERSRQAQAQSWLRDMVREKYGSEGLKKVKDRIALAAGQSPFRKSVEIFRLM, encoded by the coding sequence ATGAACATCTCGGCCTCGTTTCCCCAGACCATCACAGACCTCAGGGCCGGCGGCAAGGCCGCCATGGCCCGGGCGCTGGCTGCTATCGAACATTCCCCGGAAGACTCCGCTGTTACCCACCTGCTGGACGAGGCCTGGCAACATCCCCACGGCCATGTGCTGGGCCTGACCGGTCCGCCCGGGGTCGGCAAATCGACCTTGATCAATGCCCTGATTGCAACCTGGCGCAAGTCCGGCAAAACTGTCGGCGTGATCGCCGTCGATCCCAGCAGTCGTCGCACCGGCGGCGCCTTGCTCGGCGACCGGACCCGGTTCGCCACTAATCCCGAGGATGAGGGAATATTCGTGCGTTCGATGGCGGCGCGGGAGCGGCTCGGCGGGCTCGCGGGCCTGACGGTGCCGGCCATGATCCTGATGCGGGCAGTCTATGATATCGTCCTGGTGGAAACGGTCGGTGTCGGCCAGTCGGAAACCGATGTCGCATCGGTGGCGGACACGGTGATCTTCTGCATCCAGCCCGGGTCCGGCGACAGCCTGCAATTCATGAAGGCCGGGATCATGGAAGTGCCCCATATCATGGTGGTGACCAAGGCGGATATGGGCGCCAGGGCCGACCGGGCCAGGGCAGATGTGGCCGGGGCGCTCGGCCTCTCGGACGCCGGACAGGAGGGCTGGCAGGTGCCGGTCCTGAAACTGAGCGCCAGCAGCGGCGAGGGGATCAAGGATCTGGTAGCGGCGGTTGACGGGCATGCGGACTGGCTGCAGCAGACCGGTGAACTGGAGCGCAGTCGCCAGGCCCAGGCGCAGAGCTGGCTCCGGGATATGGTGCGGGAGAAATACGGCAGCGAAGGCCTGAAAAAAGTCAAAGACCGGATCGCGCTGGCGGCCGGCCAGTCACCGTTCCGCAAGAGTGTAGAGATTTTTCGTTTGATGTAG
- a CDS encoding glutathione S-transferase family protein, protein MKLYYNPLSTYSQKVLIAFYEKGLTFEPFVIDPRDKSARQSYQKIYPLGKIPLLITEQNRPVPESSIIIEFLDMNYMTGATLLPRDGEMSRQARLKDRMYDLYLNNPVVELLFESQKPRDRQDPCRMIKARETLDIMYEQLNENLCDHSWANGEEFSIADCAAAPALFYGQRVHPFSKYPAIKAYFSRLLGRPSLQKVLGEAEPLVKSFLK, encoded by the coding sequence ATGAAACTCTATTACAACCCCCTGTCCACCTACTCCCAGAAGGTGCTAATCGCCTTTTATGAGAAAGGCTTAACATTCGAACCATTCGTGATTGACCCGCGCGACAAGTCGGCCCGTCAGTCCTATCAGAAAATTTATCCGCTGGGAAAAATACCGTTGCTGATCACGGAACAGAACCGACCCGTTCCCGAGTCGAGCATCATCATCGAATTTCTGGACATGAATTATATGACCGGCGCCACGCTACTGCCCCGGGATGGGGAAATGTCCCGCCAGGCGCGGCTGAAGGACCGGATGTATGACCTTTACCTCAATAATCCGGTCGTGGAATTGTTGTTCGAGAGTCAAAAACCCAGGGACCGGCAGGACCCGTGCCGGATGATCAAGGCGCGCGAAACGCTGGACATCATGTATGAGCAACTGAACGAAAATCTGTGCGATCACAGCTGGGCCAACGGGGAGGAATTCAGTATTGCCGACTGTGCGGCGGCCCCGGCCCTGTTTTACGGCCAGCGGGTGCATCCCTTTTCAAAATATCCGGCGATCAAGGCCTATTTTTCGCGCCTGCTCGGCCGTCCCTCACTGCAGAAAGTGCTGGGCGAAGCCGAACCGCTGGTGAAAAGCTTCCTCAAATAA
- a CDS encoding peptide chain release factor 3, which produces MSTLEKEVNRRRTFAIISHPDAGKTTLTEKLLLFGGAIQMAGEVKARGDRRRARSDWMKVEQERGISVASSVMSFEYDGRMFNLLDTPGHEDFSEDTYRVLTAVDSAIMVLDGAKGIEGQTRKLFEVCRLRDMPVTTFINKLDRESLDPFELLDLIEQELALDVTPVTWPIGMGRDFKGCYDLLNDKLILIEKSKGDKPDEGVVCEGVDDPKLADYIPEHQLEKLREDIEMVRELCPAFDQQAYLDGTMTPVYFGSAINNFGVRELLEGIGERAPKPGVYNTVEKGGIDPLDPKVSGFVFKIQANMDPKHRDRIAFFRMVSGKFKRGMKLKHSRTGKIINLHNPVLFLAQDRELAEEAWPGDIIGIPNHGNLRIGDGLTDGDTLSFTGIPSFAPEHIQTVRPEDPMKAKHLAKALQQLAEEGAASVFKPTIGSEWYVGVVGMLQFEVMADRIRTEYDVPCRFEPTSLYTAVWVECDDKHKLKKFIDDNRANMAEDHNGAPVFLARNSWRLDKAKEDYPEVRFLNTREQTA; this is translated from the coding sequence ATGAGCACCCTTGAGAAAGAAGTAAACCGGCGGCGCACCTTCGCCATCATCTCCCACCCTGACGCGGGGAAGACCACCCTGACGGAAAAGCTGCTGCTGTTCGGCGGCGCGATCCAGATGGCGGGCGAGGTGAAGGCGCGCGGAGACCGCCGGCGCGCCCGCTCCGACTGGATGAAGGTGGAGCAGGAGCGCGGCATCTCGGTGGCCTCCTCGGTCATGTCGTTCGAGTATGACGGGCGCATGTTCAACCTGCTCGATACCCCGGGCCATGAAGACTTCTCCGAAGATACCTACCGGGTGCTGACCGCGGTCGACAGCGCCATCATGGTGCTGGACGGCGCCAAGGGCATCGAGGGCCAGACCAGGAAGCTGTTCGAGGTCTGCCGCCTGCGCGACATGCCGGTGACCACCTTTATCAACAAACTGGACCGGGAAAGCCTCGACCCGTTCGAGCTGCTTGACCTGATCGAGCAGGAACTGGCCCTGGACGTGACCCCGGTGACCTGGCCGATCGGCATGGGCCGGGATTTCAAGGGCTGCTATGACCTGTTGAATGACAAGCTGATCCTGATCGAGAAAAGCAAGGGCGACAAGCCGGACGAGGGCGTGGTCTGCGAAGGCGTCGATGATCCCAAGCTGGCCGACTATATCCCCGAGCATCAGCTGGAGAAGCTGCGCGAAGATATCGAGATGGTGCGGGAACTGTGCCCGGCCTTCGACCAGCAGGCCTACCTCGACGGTACCATGACCCCGGTCTATTTCGGCTCCGCCATCAATAATTTCGGCGTGCGCGAATTGCTGGAGGGCATCGGCGAGCGCGCCCCGAAGCCCGGTGTTTACAATACGGTGGAGAAGGGCGGTATCGACCCGCTTGATCCGAAAGTCTCAGGCTTTGTGTTCAAGATCCAGGCCAACATGGATCCCAAGCACCGCGACCGCATCGCCTTTTTCCGCATGGTCAGCGGCAAGTTCAAGCGCGGCATGAAGCTGAAACACAGCCGTACCGGCAAGATCATCAACCTGCACAACCCGGTGCTGTTCCTGGCCCAGGACCGGGAACTGGCCGAGGAAGCCTGGCCCGGCGATATTATCGGTATTCCCAACCACGGCAACCTGCGCATCGGCGACGGGCTGACTGACGGCGATACTTTGAGCTTCACCGGCATCCCGAGCTTCGCGCCTGAGCACATCCAGACTGTGCGCCCGGAAGACCCGATGAAGGCCAAGCATCTGGCCAAGGCGCTGCAGCAGCTGGCGGAAGAAGGCGCGGCCAGCGTGTTCAAGCCCACGATCGGCTCCGAATGGTATGTGGGCGTGGTCGGCATGCTGCAGTTTGAGGTGATGGCCGACCGCATCCGCACCGAATATGACGTGCCCTGCCGCTTTGAACCGACTTCGCTCTATACCGCAGTGTGGGTCGAATGCGACGACAAGCACAAGCTCAAGAAATTCATTGACGACAACCGGGCCAACATGGCCGAGGACCATAACGGCGCGCCGGTGTTCCTCGCCCGCAATTCCTGGCGTCTCGACAAGGCCAAGGAGGATTACCCCGAGGTCCGCTTCCTCAATACCCGCGAACAGACGGCCTGA
- a CDS encoding sel1 repeat family protein, whose translation MSHKFLLSVSVLACSLFMSATVSAATRSTAPVEMARTANPADEVRCLEAFINSEFEMAHAVCLPLAQSGLRDAQLVTGLMYALGEGVEQNRRLAKWWLSEAVRNGSAEAESALAQFELD comes from the coding sequence ATGTCTCACAAGTTTCTTTTGTCTGTCTCCGTGCTGGCCTGCAGTCTCTTTATGTCAGCCACTGTTTCTGCCGCCACGCGCAGTACTGCGCCGGTGGAGATGGCCCGGACTGCAAATCCTGCCGATGAAGTGCGTTGTCTTGAGGCATTTATCAATTCAGAATTTGAAATGGCGCATGCGGTATGCCTGCCCCTGGCCCAGAGCGGCCTGCGCGACGCCCAGCTGGTTACCGGCCTGATGTATGCCCTTGGCGAGGGCGTGGAGCAAAACCGCCGTCTGGCTAAATGGTGGCTGAGCGAAGCCGTGCGCAACGGCAGCGCGGAAGCGGAAAGCGCCCTGGCCCAGTTTGAGCTGGACTAG
- a CDS encoding methyltransferase encodes MGEETNPLGSILQMATGLLASRALWATAHFKIADHVTDQGIGLDDLAEKTGILPDRLKRLMHVLVTFGMFRVLPGDLVVSTPVSQMLRSDSEKSVRAWIESIIGNEHYEALGSIDAALREPTTAFEARHGMLSFDYYTAHPGAGALFAQAMSDFTFPIDASISAYDFPKFDTAIDIGGSMGTLLNLILARYRDARGIVFDLPDVVERAGAAWAAEGGAARLSGIGGNFFEAVPAGGDLYLLKMILHDWNDDQCVEILKNIHTAINPGGTVCIIEILVPEDFSPHPGWMADFNMMALTGGRERNRGEYESLLEQGGFRLKRDTVLAPTSFSLLEAVPE; translated from the coding sequence ATGGGAGAAGAGACAAATCCGCTGGGCTCCATCCTGCAGATGGCCACCGGCCTGCTGGCGTCGCGGGCGCTGTGGGCGACAGCTCACTTCAAAATCGCCGACCATGTCACCGACCAGGGCATCGGCCTTGACGACTTGGCAGAGAAGACCGGCATCCTGCCGGACCGGCTCAAGCGCCTGATGCATGTGCTGGTCACTTTCGGCATGTTCCGGGTGCTGCCGGGAGACCTGGTCGTCTCCACCCCGGTGTCGCAGATGCTGCGCTCGGACAGTGAAAAGTCGGTCCGGGCCTGGATCGAGTCCATCATCGGCAATGAACATTACGAAGCCCTGGGCTCGATCGATGCGGCGCTCCGGGAGCCAACCACGGCGTTTGAGGCGCGGCACGGCATGCTCAGCTTCGACTATTATACCGCCCATCCCGGGGCCGGCGCCCTGTTCGCCCAGGCCATGAGCGACTTTACCTTTCCCATCGACGCCTCGATCTCCGCCTATGACTTCCCCAAATTCGACACCGCCATCGATATCGGCGGCAGCATGGGCACGCTGCTGAACCTGATCCTGGCCCGTTACCGGGACGCCCGGGGCATTGTGTTTGACCTGCCTGACGTGGTGGAACGGGCCGGGGCGGCCTGGGCGGCAGAGGGCGGCGCGGCGCGGCTCAGCGGCATTGGCGGCAACTTCTTTGAGGCGGTGCCGGCGGGCGGCGATCTCTATCTGTTGAAAATGATCCTGCACGACTGGAACGATGACCAGTGTGTCGAGATCCTGAAAAACATCCACACGGCGATCAATCCCGGCGGCACGGTGTGCATTATCGAGATCCTGGTGCCGGAGGATTTCTCGCCCCATCCGGGCTGGATGGCCGACTTTAACATGATGGCGCTGACCGGCGGGCGGGAACGCAACCGCGGCGAATATGAAAGCCTGCTCGAACAGGGCGGGTTCCGTCTCAAGCGGGACACTGTCCTGGCGCCGACCAGTTTCAGCCTCCTGGAGGCGGTGCCGGAATAG
- a CDS encoding endonuclease/exonuclease/phosphatase family protein, with protein MPFDQIPDDVEQHLDELAADLGQQIPAKKMEQNLLIATWNIRAFSSLTRKWFADGDDSPKRDFWGLSIITEIVSRFDVVAIQEIKGDLRALRTMMKALGPDWGFLMTDITLGDAGNSERLGFVFDTRRVTPSGLAAELVVPEDWMEAEDIAADALTRQFARTPYAVSFRAGSETFILVTLHVDYGDNADDRVPELKGIAKWMKDWANRTNRWHQNLIVLGDFNIDRAGDKLWQAFTSTGLKVPDELMHVPKSIFADPNEPQNEKFYDQVAWFTTGNKQKLHMNYKTGGYVDFVPFSYQGKGLDRNAISFRVSDHYPLWTEFEL; from the coding sequence ATGCCGTTTGATCAGATCCCAGACGATGTTGAACAACACCTTGATGAGCTGGCCGCAGATCTCGGCCAGCAGATTCCAGCCAAGAAGATGGAACAAAACCTGCTGATCGCCACCTGGAACATCCGCGCCTTCAGCTCGCTGACCCGCAAATGGTTCGCCGACGGCGATGACAGTCCGAAGCGCGATTTCTGGGGTCTCAGCATCATTACCGAAATTGTCTCCCGCTTTGATGTGGTAGCGATCCAGGAAATCAAGGGCGACCTGCGAGCGCTCCGGACCATGATGAAGGCGCTGGGTCCGGACTGGGGGTTCCTGATGACCGACATCACCCTCGGCGATGCCGGCAACAGCGAACGGCTGGGCTTTGTCTTTGACACCCGCCGGGTCACGCCCTCGGGCCTCGCCGCCGAGCTGGTGGTGCCGGAAGACTGGATGGAAGCGGAAGATATCGCTGCCGATGCCCTGACGCGCCAGTTCGCCCGCACCCCCTATGCAGTCAGCTTCCGCGCCGGCAGCGAGACCTTCATCCTGGTGACCCTGCATGTGGATTACGGCGATAATGCAGACGACCGGGTGCCGGAACTGAAGGGCATTGCCAAATGGATGAAGGACTGGGCCAACCGCACCAACCGCTGGCACCAGAACCTGATCGTGCTTGGCGATTTCAACATCGACCGGGCCGGCGACAAGCTGTGGCAGGCCTTTACCTCCACCGGGCTCAAGGTGCCCGACGAACTGATGCATGTGCCCAAATCCATCTTTGCCGATCCCAATGAGCCGCAGAACGAAAAATTCTATGACCAGGTGGCCTGGTTCACCACCGGCAACAAACAGAAGCTGCATATGAACTACAAGACCGGCGGCTATGTGGATTTCGTGCCGTTCAGCTACCAGGGCAAGGGCCTGGACCGGAACGCCATTTCCTTCCGGGTGTCGGACCACTATCCGCTGTGGACGGAGTTTGAACTCTGA
- a CDS encoding polyhydroxyalkanoate depolymerase: MLYQLYEFQHTAFAPARYMIDLTQRSLQNPYNPFAHMPGAKQVSAACDVMELLTRRYGKPKFGLDTTEVDGVDIEVTEHDVMRKTFCHLKHFERAMENDKDDPRLLVVAPLSGHYATLLRGTVEAMLPDHDVYITDWQDARNIALYEGAFDLDDYIDHLIEFLEFLGPNTHVLAVCQPSVPVLAATAIMSAEDNPCVPASITMMGGPIDTRKSPTVVNELSYKRSMKWFESHAIHTVPWPNVGVMRKVYPGFLQLSAFMNMNLEDHVGAHRKMFDHLVEGDEESAEKTRLFYEEYLAVMDLPAEYYLQTIREVFKRHSLPKGELVSRGRPVKCEAITKTALMTVEGELDDISGIGQTRAAHDICSNLPKEMKLHHEQKGVGHYGIFNGRKWKNQIAPKLKKFILTHNKG; the protein is encoded by the coding sequence ATGCTGTACCAGTTGTATGAGTTCCAGCACACTGCTTTCGCACCTGCGAGATATATGATTGATCTGACGCAGCGCAGTCTGCAGAATCCCTATAATCCCTTCGCCCATATGCCCGGCGCGAAACAGGTCAGCGCCGCCTGCGACGTTATGGAGCTTTTGACCCGCCGCTATGGCAAACCCAAGTTCGGCCTGGATACGACTGAGGTTGACGGAGTCGATATCGAAGTCACCGAGCATGACGTGATGCGCAAGACTTTCTGCCATCTGAAGCATTTTGAGCGGGCGATGGAAAATGACAAGGACGATCCGCGCCTGTTGGTCGTGGCGCCGCTGTCCGGCCACTATGCCACCCTGTTGCGCGGCACGGTGGAGGCCATGCTGCCGGACCATGATGTTTATATCACCGACTGGCAGGATGCCCGTAATATTGCCCTGTATGAAGGGGCGTTCGATCTGGATGACTATATTGACCATCTGATCGAGTTCCTGGAATTCCTGGGCCCCAATACTCATGTTCTGGCGGTGTGCCAGCCGTCAGTTCCGGTTCTGGCCGCGACGGCGATCATGTCCGCCGAAGACAATCCCTGCGTGCCGGCGTCCATAACCATGATGGGCGGGCCGATCGATACCCGCAAGAGCCCGACCGTGGTCAATGAACTCAGCTACAAGCGCTCCATGAAATGGTTTGAAAGCCATGCCATCCACACGGTGCCCTGGCCCAATGTCGGTGTCATGCGCAAGGTTTATCCCGGCTTCCTGCAGCTGTCCGCCTTCATGAATATGAATCTGGAGGACCATGTCGGCGCCCATCGCAAGATGTTTGACCATCTGGTGGAAGGGGACGAGGAAAGCGCGGAAAAAACCCGCCTGTTCTATGAAGAATATCTGGCGGTGATGGACCTGCCGGCCGAATATTACCTGCAGACCATCCGCGAAGTGTTCAAGAGACATTCCCTGCCGAAGGGGGAGCTGGTGTCCCGCGGCCGGCCGGTGAAATGCGAAGCCATCACCAAAACCGCGCTGATGACTGTTGAGGGCGAACTGGACGATATTTCCGGTATCGGTCAGACCAGGGCGGCCCATGACATCTGCTCCAACCTGCCCAAGGAAATGAAACTGCATCACGAGCAGAAGGGTGTCGGCCATTACGGCATCTTCAACGGCCGCAAGTGGAAAAACCAGATTGCACCGAAGCTAAAAAAGTTTATCCTTACGCATAACAAGGGCTGA